One genomic region from Argentina anserina chromosome 2, drPotAnse1.1, whole genome shotgun sequence encodes:
- the LOC126782090 gene encoding uncharacterized vacuolar membrane protein YML018C isoform X2 has translation MNEYSAGFSSPLKHNGLQKDFEMEIHTLSRKDSDADLSPCAEERPLVSKLKDNVNVLKHDTDLTPREIATYGFYLAPLWFFTEYFSNAALARTSVASTTVLSSTSGLFTLFIGAFLGQDSLNLSKVVAVFVSMAGVAMTTMGKTWAADDSQSSVSNGKRSLVGDLLGLSSAMSYGLFTVLLKKFGGEGGEKADVQKLFGYIGLFTLVALWWLVLPLTAMGIEPKFMIPHSAKLDELVLANGFVGSVLSDYFWALCVVWTTPLVATLGMSLTIPLAMVADMFIHGRHYSAVYILGSVQVFAGFVIANLSDWFSKKLGL, from the exons ATGAATGAGTATTCTGCTGGATTTAGTTCACCACTGAAACACAATGGACTGCAGAAAGATTTTGAAATGGAAATTCATACCTTGTCCAGAAAAGACAGTGATGCAGACCTTTCACCTTGTGCAGAAGAAAGACCTTTGGTTTCTAAACTTAAAGACAATGTAAATGTGCTGAAACATGATACAGATCTCACACCAAGGGAAATTGCTACTTATGGATTTTACCTTGCCCCTCTTTGGTTTTTTACAGAG TATTTTTCAAATGCTGCTCTTGCACGTACTAGTGTTGCAAGTACAACAGTCTTATCCTCAACATCAGGACTCTTTACACTCTTTATTGGGGCATTCTTGGGTCAAGATTCTTTAAATCTATCAAAAGTGGTGGCTGTCTTTGTCAGCATGGCAGGTGTAGCCATGACAACTATGGGAAAAACATGGGCTGCAGATGACTCACAATCGAGTGTCTC CAATGGGAAACGCTCTCTTGTTGGAGATCTCCTCGGCCTTTCCTCAGCCATGTCATATGGGCTATTTACAG TTCTGCTTAAGAAATTTGGTGGTGAAGGAGGAGAGAAGGCAGACGTGCAAAAGTTGTTTGGGTATATTGGACTGTTTACGCTTGTAGCTTTATGGTGGCTGG TTTTGCCATTGACAGCAATGGGCATTGAACCGAAGTTTATGATTCCTCACTCTGCTAAATTGGATGAACTTGTTCTTGCCAATGGCTTTGTTGGAAGTGTACTTTCGGACTACTTTTG GGCACTATGTGTTGTGTGGACAACCCCACTGGTGGCCACTTTGGGCATGTCACTCACCATCCCCCTAGCTATGGTGGCTGACATGTTCATCCATGGTCGTCATTATTCGGCAGTTTACATCCTTGGCTCTGTACAG GTATTTGCAGGATTTGTAATAGCTAATCTTTCAGACTGGTTCTCAAAGAAGTTGGGTTTATAA
- the LOC126782090 gene encoding thiamine-repressible mitochondrial transport protein THI74 isoform X1: MGWRYRAGLLLIGAVVIIWVTSAEVTQDIYANYKQPFAVTYLGASLMVVYLPIAFLKDWLCNLLKRRSSKSGKHAESMNEYSAGFSSPLKHNGLQKDFEMEIHTLSRKDSDADLSPCAEERPLVSKLKDNVNVLKHDTDLTPREIATYGFYLAPLWFFTEYFSNAALARTSVASTTVLSSTSGLFTLFIGAFLGQDSLNLSKVVAVFVSMAGVAMTTMGKTWAADDSQSSVSNGKRSLVGDLLGLSSAMSYGLFTVLLKKFGGEGGEKADVQKLFGYIGLFTLVALWWLVLPLTAMGIEPKFMIPHSAKLDELVLANGFVGSVLSDYFWALCVVWTTPLVATLGMSLTIPLAMVADMFIHGRHYSAVYILGSVQVFAGFVIANLSDWFSKKLGL; this comes from the exons GATATCTATGCAAACTATAAGCAGCCCTTTGCAGTGACATATCTTGGAGCTTCTCTTATGGTAGTGTACCTCCCAATAGCTTTTCTTAAGGACTGGTTGTGTAATTTACTTAAACGTCGCTCTTCTAAAAGTGGCAAACATGCAGAAAGCATGAATGAGTATTCTGCTGGATTTAGTTCACCACTGAAACACAATGGACTGCAGAAAGATTTTGAAATGGAAATTCATACCTTGTCCAGAAAAGACAGTGATGCAGACCTTTCACCTTGTGCAGAAGAAAGACCTTTGGTTTCTAAACTTAAAGACAATGTAAATGTGCTGAAACATGATACAGATCTCACACCAAGGGAAATTGCTACTTATGGATTTTACCTTGCCCCTCTTTGGTTTTTTACAGAG TATTTTTCAAATGCTGCTCTTGCACGTACTAGTGTTGCAAGTACAACAGTCTTATCCTCAACATCAGGACTCTTTACACTCTTTATTGGGGCATTCTTGGGTCAAGATTCTTTAAATCTATCAAAAGTGGTGGCTGTCTTTGTCAGCATGGCAGGTGTAGCCATGACAACTATGGGAAAAACATGGGCTGCAGATGACTCACAATCGAGTGTCTC CAATGGGAAACGCTCTCTTGTTGGAGATCTCCTCGGCCTTTCCTCAGCCATGTCATATGGGCTATTTACAG TTCTGCTTAAGAAATTTGGTGGTGAAGGAGGAGAGAAGGCAGACGTGCAAAAGTTGTTTGGGTATATTGGACTGTTTACGCTTGTAGCTTTATGGTGGCTGG TTTTGCCATTGACAGCAATGGGCATTGAACCGAAGTTTATGATTCCTCACTCTGCTAAATTGGATGAACTTGTTCTTGCCAATGGCTTTGTTGGAAGTGTACTTTCGGACTACTTTTG GGCACTATGTGTTGTGTGGACAACCCCACTGGTGGCCACTTTGGGCATGTCACTCACCATCCCCCTAGCTATGGTGGCTGACATGTTCATCCATGGTCGTCATTATTCGGCAGTTTACATCCTTGGCTCTGTACAG GTATTTGCAGGATTTGTAATAGCTAATCTTTCAGACTGGTTCTCAAAGAAGTTGGGTTTATAA